GTCCCAATAGTGATCTCAAACTCTTTGGTTTCATCATCAACAGTAACCTTGACAGGTACTTGCATTCCCTTATAGTCTGCAGTCTTCTTGTTAATCTCAGCTACGACTTGCCCAATATTTACTCCCATAGGTCCTAATGCTGGTCCTAAAGGGGGTGCTGCCGTTGCTTTGCCTCCTTCAATAAGTACATCAACTGATTGTTTTGCCATTTTTTTAACCCTCCGCAGGTTCGTCAGTATCCCTTCTAATAACCTTAACAGCGTCAATCTTCAAGGTAACCGGGATGGGAACTGCAGCTTCTACAAGTTCCACAACGACTTCTTCTTTTGTAGTGTCAATACGTGATACTTTTGCATTTTCACGTTTGAATGGTCCTGAGATAATCTCGACAATATCTCCTTGTCTGATGTTAATCTCTGTTTTGACCTGTTCAAGCATGTGTTCAATTTCTTTGTACTCAACTTCTTTTGGAAGGAGTCCACGGGCATAAGGAATGCCGTAAATTGCTTGATCAGCACTCTCCCTATCTTGAGCTTCAACGAAGATATACCCTCTCATGCCATGCGGTCTGATTACTGCATAGACTGGTAATTTCTTCTTTGCGATGTTAGCGGTCAGGAAGTCCATAACTTGGTCTTCTCGATTTGCTGTTGTTCGTAGGGCATAGATGTGGGTTTCCATTTTTTTCCTTCTCTAAAAGAGTAATTCTTTGAACAAAACGATGATGAATGCGACAAGTCCGATTGCAAGCATACCAAGACCTGTGACCTTGACAATGCTCTTGTATTCTTGAGCGTCAGGCTTCTTAGTAACTTTAAGAACGCGTATGCATTCCTTAGTAAATTGTCTTAGTCTTTGCATTGCTGTTTTCATACGAACTCAATCCCCAATTCGTTTTGTATTTCTGATTTTTTCTTCACGGTGCGTTCATGTCCGAAGATCTGTGCTGATGTTACTCCTGTGATGATGAGCATCACGCGAATAGTGTCACGTAAATCTTCTGAGATCTGCGCACCCCAAATGATACGTGCTTCTTCGTCAAGGCGTTCTGAGATCGTCTCAACGACTCTGCGCGCTTCATCAAGTGTCATATCTGGGCCTCCCAGAACGTTAATAAGTGCGCCGTTAGCGCCAGTAATATCAACATCAAGCAAGGGATTATTAACTGCTTTTTCAACGGCTTCAACAGCGCGGTTTTCAGTGTCAGACTCGCCAACACCAATAAGAGCAACGCCACCGTTACCCATAACTGCACGAACATCTGCGAAGTCCAGATTTACAAGACCTGTTGTAGTTACTAGTTCCGCAATACCTTTAACTGCGTTGGTTAAGATTTCATCTGCAACTTTAAACGCGGTGTGAAGAGGTAAATCTGGTGCGAGTTCAACAAGTTTATCGTTGGGAATAACAATGAGGGTATCCACAATGGATTCCATTTTTTCAAGACCTACGATTGCGTTTTCATATCTTCGCTGGCCTTCCATAGAAAAAGGAATAGTAACAACACCTACCGTAAGTGCGCCGAGTTTCTTTGCAACTTCTGCAACAACTGGTGCTGAGCCAGTACCTGTTCCTCCCCCAAGACCGCAGGTGATAAACACCATGTCTGAGCCTTGAAGTGCTTTTTTAATATCTGATTCTGATTCTCTTGCTGCTTCTTCACCAATTCTTGGCTGACTTCCTGCTCCAAGACCTCCTGTGAGTTCTTTTCCGACGAGAATCT
Above is a window of Candidatus Woesearchaeota archaeon DNA encoding:
- a CDS encoding transcription elongation factor Spt5 → METHIYALRTTANREDQVMDFLTANIAKKKLPVYAVIRPHGMRGYIFVEAQDRESADQAIYGIPYARGLLPKEVEYKEIEHMLEQVKTEINIRQGDIVEIISGPFKRENAKVSRIDTTKEEVVVELVEAAVPIPVTLKIDAVKVIRRDTDEPAEG
- a CDS encoding protein translocase SEC61 complex subunit gamma, which gives rise to MKTAMQRLRQFTKECIRVLKVTKKPDAQEYKSIVKVTGLGMLAIGLVAFIIVLFKELLF
- the ftsZ gene encoding cell division protein FtsZ — protein: MDSFIREATQRAQDQQPVGHSKRNHVDDELEQLLSQHSAKIKVVGCGGGGNNTINRITEVGIKGTETIAINTDAQDLLYTTADQKILVGKELTGGLGAGSQPRIGEEAARESESDIKKALQGSDMVFITCGLGGGTGTGSAPVVAEVAKKLGALTVGVVTIPFSMEGQRRYENAIVGLEKMESIVDTLIVIPNDKLVELAPDLPLHTAFKVADEILTNAVKGIAELVTTTGLVNLDFADVRAVMGNGGVALIGVGESDTENRAVEAVEKAVNNPLLDVDITGANGALINVLGGPDMTLDEARRVVETISERLDEEARIIWGAQISEDLRDTIRVMLIITGVTSAQIFGHERTVKKKSEIQNELGIEFV